From Streptomyces fungicidicus, one genomic window encodes:
- a CDS encoding LysE family translocator, producing the protein MTEVLAVAVITVLAVIAPGADFAMVVRNSYLHGRRTGLLGALGVAAGVLVHVTYTMLGVGLLIASSAFLFTVVKLVGAAYLVYIGVRTFRTRSEVTVDLERTTELSPLAALRTGFLTNVLNPKTTLFVVSTFAQVVRPGTPVLQQAGYGLFMSLAHLLWFGVVAVFFSHDRMRTLMLRGQRILNKVIGSVLAGLGVSLAFAPSH; encoded by the coding sequence GTGACGGAGGTCCTCGCCGTCGCCGTCATCACGGTGCTCGCCGTGATCGCGCCGGGCGCCGACTTCGCCATGGTGGTGCGCAACAGCTACCTCCACGGCCGCCGCACCGGACTGCTCGGCGCGCTGGGCGTCGCCGCCGGCGTCCTGGTGCACGTCACCTACACGATGCTCGGCGTCGGCCTCCTGATCGCCTCCTCCGCCTTCCTGTTCACGGTCGTCAAGCTCGTCGGCGCGGCCTACCTGGTGTACATCGGCGTCCGCACCTTCCGCACCCGCTCCGAGGTCACCGTCGACCTGGAGCGCACCACGGAACTGAGCCCGCTCGCCGCGCTGCGCACCGGCTTCCTGACCAACGTCCTCAACCCGAAGACGACCCTCTTCGTGGTCTCCACCTTCGCCCAGGTCGTCCGCCCCGGCACCCCGGTCCTCCAGCAGGCGGGCTACGGCCTGTTCATGTCGCTGGCCCACCTGCTGTGGTTCGGCGTGGTCGCGGTGTTCTTCTCCCACGACCGCATGCGCACCCTGATGCTGCGCGGCCAGCGGATCCTCAACAAGGTGATCGGATCCGTCCTGGCCGGACTCGGCGTCAGTCTCGCGTTCGCTCCGTCGCACTGA
- a CDS encoding EI24 domain-containing protein: MRDLGAGFRYLLKGQRWVARHGKQYGFGLLPGLITLVLYAAALVALALWGTDFVAWATPFADDWSSPWAGLFRGFLTAVLFALGLLLSVLTFTAVTLLIGQPFYESLSEKVDRDVSPDGTAPESDLPLWRELWISARDSLRILARALVWGVLLFALGFVPVVGQTVVPVIGFFVTGFFLTEELTAVALQRRGVEVRERLVLLRSRKTLVWGFGTPLAVAFLVPFVAVFLMPGAVAGATLMARDLLGEETTGNAPEEESQAPGTEDVTP; the protein is encoded by the coding sequence ATGCGCGATCTTGGGGCGGGTTTCCGGTATCTCCTGAAGGGCCAGCGGTGGGTGGCCCGGCACGGCAAGCAGTACGGCTTCGGACTGCTGCCGGGCCTGATCACCCTGGTGCTGTACGCGGCCGCGCTCGTCGCGCTGGCCCTGTGGGGCACGGACTTCGTCGCCTGGGCGACGCCGTTCGCCGACGACTGGTCCAGCCCCTGGGCCGGGCTGTTCCGCGGCTTCCTGACCGCCGTGCTGTTCGCCCTCGGACTGCTGCTGTCCGTGCTCACCTTCACCGCGGTGACCCTGCTCATCGGCCAGCCGTTCTACGAGAGCCTCTCCGAGAAGGTCGACCGTGACGTCTCACCCGACGGCACCGCGCCCGAGTCGGACCTGCCGCTCTGGCGCGAGCTGTGGATCTCGGCCCGCGACAGCCTCCGCATCCTCGCGCGGGCCCTGGTCTGGGGCGTGCTGCTGTTCGCGCTGGGGTTCGTCCCGGTCGTCGGCCAGACCGTCGTGCCGGTGATCGGCTTCTTCGTCACCGGGTTCTTCCTCACCGAGGAGCTCACCGCCGTGGCGCTGCAGCGGCGCGGGGTCGAGGTGCGCGAGCGGCTCGTGCTGCTGCGCTCCCGCAAGACCCTGGTCTGGGGCTTCGGCACCCCTCTGGCGGTGGCGTTCCTCGTGCCGTTCGTCGCCGTGTTCCTGATGCCCGGCGCGGTCGCCGGCGCCACCCTGATGGCCCGCGACCTGCTCGGCGAGGAGACCACCGGGAACGCCCCCGAAGAAGAGTCCCAGGCGCCCGGGACGGAGGACGTCACCCCGTGA
- a CDS encoding NADP-dependent oxidoreductase — translation MTATPTPSTGREWHLRTRPVGWPSPDDFALVETEVPTPGEGQVLVRNEYLSVDPYMRGRMSAAKSYVAPFELGKVMQGGAVGEVVASNAEGIAVGDHVLHFFGWREYAVVAAENAVKVDPEAAPLSAYLGVLGMTGLTAYAGLLRTASFKEGDSVFVSGAAGAVGSQVGQLAKLKGASRVIGSAGSDEKVKLLVEEYGFDAAFNYKNGPVGEQLREAAPDGVDVYFDNVGGDHLEAAIGSLNRGGRIAVCGMISVYNNTEPAPGPRNLARLIQTRGRIEGFLVGDHYDLQPEFVREVGPWVRSGELKYRETVVEGIENNLEAFLGVLRGDNTGKMIVKL, via the coding sequence ATGACCGCCACCCCCACACCCTCCACCGGCCGCGAATGGCACCTCCGCACCCGCCCCGTCGGCTGGCCGAGCCCCGACGACTTCGCCCTCGTCGAGACGGAGGTCCCGACCCCCGGCGAGGGCCAGGTGCTCGTACGCAACGAGTACCTCTCCGTCGACCCCTACATGCGCGGCCGTATGAGTGCCGCCAAGTCCTACGTCGCCCCCTTCGAGCTGGGCAAGGTCATGCAGGGCGGCGCAGTCGGCGAGGTCGTCGCCTCGAACGCCGAGGGCATCGCCGTCGGCGACCACGTGCTGCACTTCTTCGGCTGGCGCGAGTACGCCGTCGTGGCCGCGGAGAACGCCGTCAAGGTCGACCCCGAGGCCGCCCCCCTCTCGGCCTACCTCGGCGTCCTCGGCATGACCGGCCTCACCGCCTACGCCGGCCTGCTGCGCACCGCCTCCTTCAAGGAGGGCGACTCCGTCTTCGTGTCCGGCGCCGCCGGCGCCGTCGGCAGCCAGGTCGGGCAGCTCGCGAAGCTCAAGGGCGCCTCCCGGGTGATCGGCTCCGCCGGCTCCGACGAGAAGGTCAAGCTGCTCGTCGAGGAGTACGGCTTCGACGCCGCCTTCAACTACAAGAACGGCCCCGTCGGCGAGCAGCTGCGCGAAGCCGCCCCGGACGGCGTCGACGTCTACTTCGACAACGTCGGCGGCGACCACCTGGAGGCCGCCATCGGCTCGCTCAACCGGGGCGGCCGGATCGCCGTCTGCGGAATGATCTCCGTCTACAACAACACCGAGCCCGCCCCCGGCCCGCGCAACCTCGCCCGGCTGATCCAGACCCGGGGCCGCATCGAGGGCTTCCTCGTCGGCGACCACTACGACCTCCAGCCGGAGTTCGTGCGCGAGGTCGGCCCCTGGGTCCGCTCGGGCGAGCTGAAGTACCGGGAGACGGTCGTCGAGGGCATCGAGAACAACCTGGAGGCGTTCCTCGGCGTCCTGCGCGGCGACAACACCGGAAAGATGATCGTCAAACTCTGA
- a CDS encoding MarR family winged helix-turn-helix transcriptional regulator, with amino-acid sequence MATPRISPGRRPDDLTLEVVELIGSVVARYHEEYEEAAAGHALTGAQARLLSLLSLEPLPMRKLAQRLKCEPSNVTGIVDRLEARGLAERRPDPADRRVKLAAATEEGRRVARSLQESLRFAREPLAGLSEGERVALRDALRRMLAGG; translated from the coding sequence ATGGCCACACCCCGCATTTCGCCCGGACGCCGACCCGACGACCTCACCCTGGAGGTCGTCGAGCTGATCGGGTCGGTGGTGGCGCGCTATCACGAGGAGTACGAGGAGGCGGCGGCCGGTCATGCGCTGACGGGCGCGCAGGCGCGGCTGCTGAGTCTGCTGTCACTGGAGCCGCTGCCCATGCGGAAGCTGGCGCAGCGGCTGAAGTGCGAGCCGTCGAACGTCACGGGGATCGTCGACCGGCTGGAGGCGCGGGGGCTGGCGGAGCGCCGCCCGGATCCGGCGGATCGGCGGGTGAAGCTGGCGGCGGCCACGGAGGAGGGGCGGCGGGTGGCGCGGAGCCTGCAGGAGTCACTGCGGTTCGCGCGGGAGCCGCTGGCGGGGCTGTCGGAGGGGGAGCGGGTGGCGCTGCGGGACGCGCTGCGGCGGATGCTGGCTGGGGGCTGA